DNA from Hyalangium minutum:
GCCTGGGACTGATGTTTGAACTTCTGCCGAGCGGTGCTCAGCGAAGCGGTCGCGCTGTCCGTCATAGGTCCTCAGGGCCCTGCGGGCTCACGGCTCGGGGTTGACCTGGAAGAGGGGGAAGTAGGAGGCGACGCGGCCCTGCTCGAAGTCCCGCGCCAGTTGGGGCACCTCCTCCCAGGCGTAGACGCGCTCTCCAAGGATGGGGGGCATCCACCCGGCCTCCTCGGCAAAGCCCACCGCCGCGACGGCATCCGCGTAGCGCGCGTAGTGGGTGTTGATGTGCTGGTGGCGCAGCGTGCACTCGGTGGAGCGCGAGACGTTGATGAGCTCCGCCCCCAGCTTCCACCCGGCCGAGGTAATCACTCCCTGCCGCCCCAGCGCCTTGAGCGAGGCCTGCAACAGCGGCGCGCCGATGTGGTCCAGGAAGATGGAGACATCCTGGCTCCGCCCGGCCTCACGGACTCGCGTGAGGAACTGCTTCTCCGACTGCGTGTAGCGCTGCCGGTACGCGGCGTCCGCCTCGAAGCGGGCCGTGTCCAGCATGAGGTCCGGAAACTCCCGCCGATCGATGGGGATGATTCCCACGGACTCCAGGTGCTTCAGCCGCTCCTCCAGCGAGGCGACCATGGCCACCCGGCACCCGGCGTACTTGGCCAGCTGGAGCTGCGCATAGGAGACGCCTCCGCCCCAGCCCACCACGAAGGGGTTTGGACAATCCGCCTCGCTGACCTGGAGGCGGAAACAGCCATAGGCGAGCCTCCAGTTGGACCACGCGGTGATGTACCGCAGCGAGAACGCCGCCCACTGCTTCAGCGAGTGGCGGCTGTGGGGCGGAAGAGGGATGAGCACGTGCTGGGGCAGCCGCGTCCGCCGGGCCAGCAAGCCCATGGTGCGGCTGGCGTCATACGCGAGCACCTTGACCGTGTAGCCGTGCGCGTCCGCCTCGGCGTTGCAGAACACCAGGCACCTGTCTCCGGGCCGCACACGGGTGACGGCGCTGCCCGTCTCCAGCACCTGCACCACGCCCGCGTTGCCGATGACCACTTTGTCCTCGCGACGCAGCCGGCAGATGTCCACGGGCACGCGCTGGAGGGCGTGCCCCATGTTGCCCTCCCAACAGCCATAGATGGGCGCTGCCAGCACCTCCTCCGGGCCCAGCTCTGGAATGGCGAAGGACTCGTGGACCAGCTCCGCCGGAACGGGCGGCCCTCCGCGCTGCCGCTCCCCCCGATGAAGAACCCAAGCCTGAGTCTCCAACATGGCGCCTCCTCCGCATTTTCGAGGTTTCCCGCGAATCCCAACCAGGCATGGATGTTCATGAATCCTGATTCACGTCTCAAGAACACCACGGATGAGGATCCGTGCGGCCTGCGTCACACCGTGGTGGGTTTCCGAGCGGGAGCGCCGGCGCAACTACCCTCCAGGGCAGTTCCCGAAGCATTCGCCTCCTCGCGCGCCCAACGGAGTTGCGCCTGGGCGCGTTCTCCGTGGAATAATGCATCCCTCGTCACAGGAGCCCTCTCCCGCCATGCCCTCCACGAATGTGATCCCAACACCTCCGGGAGGCGTGGAGGCGGATTACGAGCGGCGCATCCAAATGACGACCCCGGAGGACACAGCGCGCGGCTTGTTCTTCAACGGCGTGCTGTCCGCCGTCGTGTCCCTGGGAGGGGATGCGGCCCTGAAGCAGTGCCACTCCCAACTGAACGACAAGCGCTTCGAGAAGCGCTTCACCGACTTCGCCAGCTACCCGGTGGCCGACTTCCTGCGGCTGGCGCTCGCCGCCACCCGGGTGCTCAGCCCCAAGCTCGGGGGCTCGGAGCTCACCCAGCAGCGGCTGGGCGGCCAGGCCACCCATGACTTCCTCAGCTCCATGGCGGGCCGCACGCTGCTGCTGCTGTCAGGGGATTCCCCCAAGCGGCTGGTCGGCAACCTCGCCTCGGGGTACCGCTCCGCGGTGAGCTACGGCGAGCGCATCGTCTCCATGCAGGGGGACCACGCCGCCCGCGTGGTGATGAAGCGCGACTTCATGCTGCCGCTCTACAACGAGGGCGTGCTCAAGGCGCTGCTGGAGTCCGTCCACGCCAAGGACGCGCAGGTGCGCGCCAAGCCTCTCGGGCAGCTGGACTGCGAGTACGAGCTGTCCTGGAGCTAGCAGCGCCCGGCCCCTCGGCTGCTGGAGGCCCGGCGCACGGCGGAGGACCGCGTTAGAACTGTGCCCGTGACTGCTCCCTCCCTTCGCGTCAAGGTGCTCGACTCCATCACGGACCTTCCCGCCGCGCAGTGGGACACCCTGGCGGGCCCTACCGCGCCCCCCTTCGTGAAGCATGACTGGCTGACGGCCATGGAGGAGAGCGGCAGCGCCCGCATGGAGACCGGCTGGGCGCCTCACCACCTGACGCTCTGGCGAGGCAAGACGCTCGTGGCCGCCTCGCCCGCCTACCGGAAGTACCACAGCATGGGAGAGTACATTTACGACTTCTCCTGGGCGCAGGCCGCCGCGCGCATGGGCGTCGAGTACTACCCGAAGCTCGTCATCGGCGCGCCGCTCTCCCCCGCCACCGCCCCGCGCTTCCTGGTGGCCCCGGGCGAGAACGTCCGCGAGGCGCGCCACGCGCTCGTGGAGGCCGCCATCGAGAGCGCCCGCGAGGAGAACTGCTCCTCCATCCATGTGCTCTATCCCACCGAGGACGAGGCGGACTTCCTGGAGCAGTCCGGCATGGCGCGGCGGATGACGCTGCAGTTCCACTGGAAGAACCCGGGCTACCGCACGTACGACGACTACCTGGCGCGCTTCAGCTCCAAGCGCCGGCACCAGCTGCGCAGGGAGCGCGGCGCCGCCGAGGAGCAGGGCATCACCCTGCGCACCCTTCAAGGCGAGGAGCTCACCGCAGAGCACGCGCGGCGGGCCCACGCCTTCTACGCGGCCACGTGCGAGCAGTTCGCCTGGGGCCAGGTGCAGCTCACCCCGGACTTCTTCGCCCGCGTGTTCCGCACCATGCCCGAGGCCATGCAGATGGTGGAGGCCTCGCACGGCAAGAAGGTGATTGCC
Protein-coding regions in this window:
- a CDS encoding DUF2378 family protein, with the protein product MPSTNVIPTPPGGVEADYERRIQMTTPEDTARGLFFNGVLSAVVSLGGDAALKQCHSQLNDKRFEKRFTDFASYPVADFLRLALAATRVLSPKLGGSELTQQRLGGQATHDFLSSMAGRTLLLLSGDSPKRLVGNLASGYRSAVSYGERIVSMQGDHAARVVMKRDFMLPLYNEGVLKALLESVHAKDAQVRAKPLGQLDCEYELSWS
- a CDS encoding zinc-binding dehydrogenase, encoding MLETQAWVLHRGERQRGGPPVPAELVHESFAIPELGPEEVLAAPIYGCWEGNMGHALQRVPVDICRLRREDKVVIGNAGVVQVLETGSAVTRVRPGDRCLVFCNAEADAHGYTVKVLAYDASRTMGLLARRTRLPQHVLIPLPPHSRHSLKQWAAFSLRYITAWSNWRLAYGCFRLQVSEADCPNPFVVGWGGGVSYAQLQLAKYAGCRVAMVASLEERLKHLESVGIIPIDRREFPDLMLDTARFEADAAYRQRYTQSEKQFLTRVREAGRSQDVSIFLDHIGAPLLQASLKALGRQGVITSAGWKLGAELINVSRSTECTLRHQHINTHYARYADAVAAVGFAEEAGWMPPILGERVYAWEEVPQLARDFEQGRVASYFPLFQVNPEP
- a CDS encoding GNAT family N-acetyltransferase, with protein sequence MTAPSLRVKVLDSITDLPAAQWDTLAGPTAPPFVKHDWLTAMEESGSARMETGWAPHHLTLWRGKTLVAASPAYRKYHSMGEYIYDFSWAQAAARMGVEYYPKLVIGAPLSPATAPRFLVAPGENVREARHALVEAAIESAREENCSSIHVLYPTEDEADFLEQSGMARRMTLQFHWKNPGYRTYDDYLARFSSKRRHQLRRERGAAEEQGITLRTLQGEELTAEHARRAHAFYAATCEQFAWGQVQLTPDFFARVFRTMPEAMQMVEASHGKKVIAGAFNVATPERLYGRYWGCFEEHPFLHFHVCLYHSVDECIRAGRQVFEPGAGGEHKISRGFEPTAVHSAHLIFDPNLNRAIRDFLRREKAHLAPAVAEAEKLAGLKPWPLAG